The following coding sequences are from one Gossypium raimondii isolate GPD5lz chromosome 4, ASM2569854v1, whole genome shotgun sequence window:
- the LOC105779990 gene encoding uncharacterized protein LOC105779990: MECNKDEALRAKEIAERKVTEKDYNGAKKFALKAQNLYPGLDGVAQMLTTLDVYISAENKVSGEADWYGVLGLNPSADDELVRKQYRKLALILHPDKNKSVGADGAFKLVSEAWGLLSDRSKRLAYNQKINFRGTQQKFPVQSGLSSVPPRANGSHSSSSNLASNVRTQNSHSQVGQTSFASNKKPATFWTVCNRCKTQYEYLRIYLNQTLLCPNCHEAFLALEKAPPPNVYRSSNWSAQQQSSGNHAANNNLFNHGTNSSSSQNSVHDGSFWKSQERVKREHEEALKAEKLLKKRKDDIHGNGYVGNMASQTAMGNVPGSGNTFESRGVFEKGSIYGYSGNYNKPITERELSLFEIRNMLIHKAQNVIHNKLKEWRSATEVRTADKVKVKVRGKENRKQRSMANGDGHDTNNEYHGKQSLPASSPDVSDAGTASLTINVPDPDFHNFDLGRSENSFEEDQVWAAYDNDDGMPRFYARIHKVISLKPFKMKISWLNSRSNSEFGFLDWIGSGFTKTCGEFRSGRHEISETLNYFSHKVQWTKGTRGVIRIFPRKGDVWALYRNWSPDWNEHTPNEVIHKYDMVEVLDDYNGEQGVSVVPLVKVTGFTTVFHKHMDPKEVRRIPRGEMFRFSHQVPNYLLTGREAHNAPTGCRELDPAATPLELLEVINEANETSVEDNSLKSDKESLKSARELAADGQGETVDENAREG, encoded by the coding sequence ATGGAGTGTAACAAAGATGAGGCACTCAGAGCAAAGGAAATTGCCGAAAGGAAGGTTACGGAGAAGGATTACAATGGAGCTAAAAAGTTCGCTTTGAAGGCTCAAAATTTGTATCCTGGGCTTGATGGTGTTGCTCAGATGTTGACAACACTAGATGTGTATATTTCTGCAGAGAATAAAGTAAGTGGAGAGGCAGATTGGTATGGTGTGCTAGGGTTGAACCCATCTGCAGATGATGAGCTTGTGAGAAAACAATACAGAAAGCTGGCTCTTATACTTCACCCAGATAAAAACAAGTCGGTAGGTGCAGATGGTGCTTTTAAGCTTGTTTCTGAGGCCTGGGGCTTATTATCAGATAGGTCTAAGAGGTTGGCATATAACCAGAAGATAAATTTTAGGGGAACTCAACAGAAATTTCCTGTACAGAGTGGGCTTTCATCAGTGCCACCTAGGGCAAATGGCTCTCACAGTTCTAGTTCTAACCTTGCGTCAAATGTTAGGACTCAGAACAGTCATAGCCAAGTTGGTCAAACCTCATTTGCTTCTAATAAAAAGCCTGCTACCTTTTGGACTGTTTGCAATAGATGCAAGACACAGTATGAATACCTCAGGATTTACCTGAATCAAACACTTCTATGCCCTAATTGTCATGAGGCCTTTTTGGCTTTAGAAAAGGCACCTCCCCCAAATGTTTACAGGTCATCAAATTGGTCCGCACAACAGCAGTCTTCAGGGAATCATGCTGCAAATAATAATCTATTTAACCATGGAACAAATTCTTCCAGTTCTCAGAATTCAGTACATGATGGAAGTTTCTGGAAGAGTCAAGAGAGAGTGAAAAGGGAGCATGAAGAAGCTCTTAAAGCGGAGAAACTCCTGAAGAAGAGAAAAGATGATATTCACGGTAATGGTTATGTAGGTAACATGGCAAGTCAAACAGCCATGGGAAATGTACCTGGCTCGGGGAACACATTTGAATCTAGGGGTGTTTTCGAAAAAGGAAGTATCTATGGGTACTCTGGAAATTATAACAAGCCCATCACTGAGAGAGAATTGTCATTGTTTGAAATTCGGAACATGCTGATTCACAAGGCACAGAATGTTATTCATAATAAGCTTAAGGAGTGGAGATCAGCAACTGAAGTCAGAACTGCTGACAAAGTTAAAGTGAAGGTCAGAGGGAAAGAAAATAGGAAACAGAGGAGCATGGCAAATGGAGATGGACATGATACCAATAACGAATATCATGGCAAGCAGTCTCTTCCTGCCTCTTCTCCTGATGTATCAGATGCGGGGACTGCATCATTAACAATAAATGTTCCAGATCCtgatttccacaattttgaCTTGGGTCGAagtgaaaattcttttgaagaAGACCAGGTCTGGGCTGCGTATGACAATGATGATGGAATGCCCCGATTCTATGCTCGAATTCACAAGGTGATCTCGTTAAAGCCTTTTAAGATGAAAATTAGTTGGCTAAATTCAAGAAGCAACAGTGAATTTGGTTTTCTAGACTGGATAGGCTCTGGTTTCACCAAAACTTGTGGGGAGTTCAGAAGTGGCAGACATGAAATAAGtgaaacattaaattatttctcCCACAAGGTTCAGTGGACAAAAGGTACACGTGGAGTAATTAGAATATTTCCTAGGAAGGGGGATGTCTGGGCTCTTTACAGGAACTGGTCTCCGGATTGGAATGAACATACCCCGAATGAAGTGATACACAAATATGACATGGTGGAAGTGCTTGATGATTATAACGGGGAACAAGGAGTCTCTGTGGTCCCTCTAGTCAAGGTTACTGGTTTTACTACAGTTTTTCATAAGCATATGGACCCCAAGGAAGTCAGGAGGATTCCTAGAGGGGAGATGTTTCGCTTTTCACATCAGGTTCCTAATTACTTGCTTACAGGCCGAGAAGCTCATAATGCTCCAACGGGATGCCGTGAGTTAGACCCAGCAGCCACCCCTTTAGAGCTACTTGAGGTAATTAATGAAGCCAATGAGACATCTGTGGAGGATAATTCTCTGAAATCTGATAAAGAGTCCTTAAAGAGTGCAAGAGAACTTGCGGCAGATGGACAGGGGGAGACAGTTGATGAAAATGCCCGGGAAGGGTAG